The Schistocerca americana isolate TAMUIC-IGC-003095 chromosome 5, iqSchAmer2.1, whole genome shotgun sequence genome includes a window with the following:
- the LOC124616066 gene encoding trypsin alpha-3-like: MLRTCVVVLLVVALCGATPLLRPTPGIRQWRPRVDGRIVGGSAVSISQYPWQLYFTMGNYMCGASIISNTWALSAAHCVDGYSTSQMLLRAGTSTRGSGGTTHNIASGYIHGSYSDPDYDIAVVQVSNAFSFNSNVQAVGLTSSEPSAGTSVTVTGWGATSSGGSASNTLLAVNVQIIDRNTCNGSYGYITSRMICAGVSGGGKDSCQGDSGGPLVTGSTQVGIVSFGEGCGLANYPGVYANVANLRSWIQQATGV, encoded by the exons ATGTTGCGGACTTGTGTAGTTGTGCTCCTGGTGGTGGCCCTCTGTGGTGCCACTCCCCTGCTGAGACCCACCCCAGGGATCAGGCAATGGAGGCCTCGTGTGGATGGGCGCATCGTCGGTGGTTCCGCTGTCAGCATCTCCCAGTACCCGTGGCAACTCTACTTCACCAT GGGCAACTACATGTGTGGTGCCTCGATCATCAGCAACACCTGGGCTCTGTCTGCGGCCCACTGTGTAGACGGCTACTCCACCAGCCAGATGCTGCTGCGCGCAGGCACCTCCACCAGGGGTAGCGGTGGCACCACCCACAACATCGCCTCCGGCTACATACACGGAAGCTACTCTGATCCCGACTACGACATCGCCGTCGTGCAGGTATCCAACGCCTTCAGCTTCAATAGCAACGTGCAGGCCGTGGGTCTGACCTCGTCAGAGCCCTCTGCTGGAACATCGGTAACAGTTACCGGCTGGGGTGCAACCTCATCTGGCGGCAGTGCCTCCAACACGCTGCTGGCGGTGAACGTCCAGATCATAGACCGCAACACGTGCAACGGCTCGTACGGTTATATCACCAGCCGCATGATCTGCGCAGGTGTGTCCGGAGGCGGCAAGGACTCCTGCCAGGGAGACAGCGGCGGTCCTCTGGTGACCGGTTCCACGCAGGTCGGCATCGTCTCCTTTGGAGAGGGCTGTGGCTTGGCCAACTATCCGGGAGTCTATGCCAATGTAGCCAACCTGAGGTCCTGGATCCAACAAGCTACTGGAGTCTAA